One genomic segment of Dehalogenimonas alkenigignens includes these proteins:
- a CDS encoding endonuclease III domain-containing protein produces MGDASSAEKLKAVYRLLLECYGPQRWWPAETPFEVMTGAVLTQSSAWVNVEKAIGNLKAAGKLSAAALRDMPAADLAALIYPSGYYNAKARKLKAMVEWLGTYGDDLSRLDRRDFEDLREELLGVHGIGPETADSILLYALGRPIFVIDAYTRRLYPRLGIKPDRDTYDAWQRLFMANLPREAATFNEYHALIVRHGKESCRKKPRCRGCCLSGACPAFSP; encoded by the coding sequence ATGGGCGACGCGTCATCAGCGGAAAAGCTGAAAGCGGTTTACCGCTTGCTGCTGGAATGCTACGGGCCTCAGCGGTGGTGGCCGGCGGAAACGCCTTTCGAGGTCATGACCGGAGCAGTGCTTACCCAATCCTCCGCCTGGGTTAACGTCGAGAAAGCCATTGGCAACCTGAAAGCGGCCGGCAAACTCTCAGCCGCGGCGCTCAGAGACATGCCTGCCGCCGACCTGGCCGCGTTGATCTACCCGTCCGGCTACTACAACGCCAAAGCCAGGAAGCTGAAAGCCATGGTGGAGTGGCTGGGGACCTACGGCGACGACCTGTCGAGGCTGGACAGGCGGGATTTCGAAGATTTGAGAGAGGAATTACTCGGGGTTCACGGCATCGGGCCGGAGACGGCGGACTCCATCCTGCTCTACGCCCTGGGGCGGCCAATCTTCGTTATCGACGCCTATACCCGGCGCCTGTATCCTCGCCTGGGCATCAAGCCTGACAGGGACACTTACGACGCCTGGCAGCGGTTGTTCATGGCTAACCTGCCGCGCGAGGCGGCCACATTCAACGAATACCACGCCTTGATCGTCCGGCACGGCAAGGAGAGCTGCCGAAAGAAACCGCGGTGCCGCGGCTGCTGCCTTTCCGGAGCGTGCCCGGCGTTCAGCCCGTAA
- a CDS encoding head GIN domain-containing protein, with protein MARKEYDFSGFTEVEARNALKVEIRRADTYSIAVEADEEVLNDIKLTVAAGRLTARLEARWGHLGLLFKGSPTPKVLIAMPSLQAVEFAAASRGEITGFAGGGLFKVELAGASKLSGDVACGTLEIMAGAASHVELTGKADSAAVELSGASNANLEKMSLGDAKVKLGGASTATLNLTGKLDADVTGASSLRWLGTPEMGNIKITGASSFSRK; from the coding sequence ATGGCACGAAAAGAATACGATTTCTCCGGGTTTACCGAGGTCGAGGCGCGCAACGCCTTAAAAGTAGAGATCAGGCGCGCGGATACTTATTCGATTGCTGTGGAAGCGGATGAAGAGGTTCTGAACGATATTAAATTGACCGTCGCCGCGGGCCGGCTGACCGCCAGGCTGGAAGCCCGCTGGGGGCACCTGGGACTGCTGTTCAAGGGGTCGCCAACCCCCAAAGTCCTGATCGCCATGCCGTCGCTTCAAGCCGTTGAGTTCGCCGCCGCCAGCCGCGGCGAAATTACCGGTTTTGCCGGCGGCGGGCTGTTCAAGGTCGAGCTGGCCGGCGCCTCCAAGCTGTCCGGGGATGTTGCCTGCGGCACTCTGGAAATCATGGCCGGGGCGGCATCTCATGTCGAACTTACCGGCAAAGCGGATTCGGCGGCCGTCGAACTGTCCGGGGCTTCCAACGCCAACCTGGAAAAGATGAGCCTCGGCGATGCTAAAGTCAAACTCGGCGGCGCTTCCACAGCTACCCTCAATTTGACCGGGAAACTTGATGCCGACGTTACGGGAGCTTCCAGCCTGCGCTGGCTCGGCACGCCAGAGATGGGTAATATCAAGATTACCGGCGCTTCCTCCTTCAGCCGGAAATAA
- a CDS encoding PAS domain-containing protein, with protein MLQTVNASTLIALLKTLPLDLTFMDAADRIVWFSAHRIFNRPPDIIGRNVRECHQPSSWAAIDRMVADFKSGSRDSEEHLVEKSDGRRIRIRYLAVRSPSGEYLGLMELAELITG; from the coding sequence ATGCTGCAAACGGTTAACGCTTCAACTCTGATTGCGCTGCTTAAGACACTGCCGCTGGACCTGACTTTCATGGACGCCGCTGACCGCATCGTGTGGTTTTCGGCTCACCGCATCTTCAACCGGCCACCGGACATCATCGGCAGGAACGTCAGGGAGTGCCATCAGCCGTCGAGTTGGGCGGCCATAGATAGAATGGTGGCGGACTTCAAGTCCGGCAGCCGCGACTCGGAGGAGCACCTGGTGGAAAAGAGCGACGGGCGCCGGATCCGCATACGCTACCTGGCGGTCCGCAGCCCGTCCGGTGAATACCTCGGCCTCATGGAATTGGCTGAACTGATTACGGGCTGA
- a CDS encoding head GIN domain-containing protein, with protein MKKMLTLLLTASLAVTAAGCFPFGSIIGRGPVETKAFNLSGFSRVEVSSTFEAEISRGSAFSVTVTTNENIFEYLDLEVNGDTLQVRLKSGSYTVANLEASITMPDLNALEVSSASEASVSGFNFNHDLDLKVSGASSITLADFRSGNVYIEASGASRVKGSLECVDARLNISGASNADLSGLGRNLEVTASGASHVTLRDFTGTDVKVNFSGASSGTVNASGRLDVQLSGASSLRYFGNPAIGDVNVTGGSSFSKG; from the coding sequence ATGAAAAAAATGTTGACCCTGCTGTTGACCGCGTCTTTAGCGGTGACCGCCGCTGGCTGCTTCCCGTTCGGCAGCATCATCGGCCGGGGCCCGGTGGAGACGAAAGCTTTTAATTTATCGGGTTTCAGCCGGGTGGAAGTGTCTTCCACCTTTGAAGCGGAGATCAGCCGCGGCAGCGCTTTCTCCGTGACGGTGACCACCAACGAGAATATTTTCGAGTATCTCGACCTTGAAGTTAACGGCGATACCCTGCAGGTGCGCCTGAAAAGCGGCAGTTATACAGTGGCCAACCTGGAAGCCAGCATCACCATGCCCGATCTGAACGCCCTCGAGGTATCCAGCGCCTCCGAAGCATCGGTCAGCGGTTTTAATTTCAACCATGACCTTGATCTCAAGGTTTCCGGAGCCAGCAGCATCACCCTGGCTGATTTCAGGAGCGGCAACGTTTATATTGAAGCTTCAGGCGCGTCGCGGGTCAAAGGCAGCCTGGAATGCGTCGACGCCCGCCTCAATATAAGCGGCGCTTCCAACGCCGATTTGTCCGGCCTCGGCAGGAACCTGGAGGTTACCGCCTCAGGCGCCTCCCATGTCACGCTGCGGGATTTCACCGGCACCGACGTCAAAGTCAATTTCTCCGGCGCCTCATCCGGCACGGTGAACGCCTCCGGCAGGCTGGATGTCCAGCTCTCCGGCGCCTCCTCGCTGCGGTATTTCGGCAACCCGGCCATCGGCGACGTCAATGTCACCGGCGGCTCGTCCTTCAGCAAGGGCTAA
- a CDS encoding TrmO family methyltransferase domain-containing protein yields the protein MKKRRLHEDRLLERRGSTLVVRGLDAIDGTPVLDIKPFIPGYDSPLEGVFAPEWATRHQRKS from the coding sequence ATGAAGAAGAGGCGCCTTCACGAAGACAGGCTGTTAGAACGGCGCGGCTCCACTCTGGTTGTCCGCGGGCTGGATGCCATTGACGGCACGCCGGTGCTGGACATCAAGCCCTTCATTCCAGGCTACGACTCACCGCTGGAAGGAGTATTTGCCCCGGAATGGGCGACGCGTCATCAGCGGAAAAGCTGA